Proteins encoded by one window of Desulfovibrio ferrophilus:
- a CDS encoding major capsid protein yields the protein MTTSGTLKEISAQFATRQPKQVDWLTEETPVLDVIPFEEASHTLWNVYDEVSDVSGGGFVDMDAPLDMIEVDTRLNKVDLSILGAKMFCPEDKAKAFGGRDSYFAKKTPKALRKLGVDAEKAIVYGNFRQYAVDHARLIDAGDAGNENYSLLAVRFVPGETTGLFSTTGFKQGGLIDMRAVSGGGLYENEQGILGYGVRMKGYFGIQIANPDTVAALVNVTPDSPPTAIQVDNLLDMVRAANGTYLFCHRKALSILAEVGKGAAFQMTPGDKKVDRRIAEWNGVPIITSYNFQDGAEAHVQVD from the coding sequence ATGACGACCAGCGGCACCTTGAAGGAGATTTCCGCGCAGTTCGCCACCCGCCAACCCAAACAGGTGGACTGGCTGACCGAGGAAACTCCGGTGCTTGATGTGATCCCCTTCGAGGAGGCATCCCACACTCTGTGGAATGTCTATGACGAGGTATCCGACGTCTCCGGCGGCGGATTTGTGGATATGGACGCACCCCTGGACATGATCGAGGTGGATACGCGTCTGAACAAGGTGGATCTGTCCATCCTCGGGGCCAAGATGTTCTGCCCCGAGGACAAGGCCAAGGCCTTTGGTGGGCGCGACAGCTACTTTGCCAAGAAAACTCCCAAGGCCCTGCGAAAGCTGGGTGTGGATGCGGAAAAGGCCATCGTTTATGGCAATTTCCGTCAGTATGCCGTGGATCATGCCCGGCTCATCGATGCCGGTGATGCGGGCAACGAAAACTACAGCCTGCTGGCCGTGCGCTTTGTGCCCGGCGAGACCACGGGGCTGTTTTCAACCACCGGTTTCAAGCAGGGTGGATTGATCGACATGCGTGCGGTCAGTGGTGGTGGACTGTATGAAAACGAGCAGGGCATTCTGGGTTACGGAGTGCGCATGAAGGGCTACTTCGGTATCCAGATTGCCAACCCGGACACCGTGGCCGCTCTGGTCAACGTGACCCCGGACAGCCCCCCCACGGCTATTCAGGTGGACAATCTGCTGGACATGGTGCGCGCCGCGAACGGGACCTATCTGTTCTGCCATCGCAAGGCCCTGTCCATTCTGGCCGAGGTTGGCAAGGGCGCGGCCTTCCAGATGACCCCCGGTGACAAGAAGGTGGACCGCCGCATCGCAGAATGGAACGGCGTGCCCATCATCACCAGCTACAACTTCCAGGACGGGGCCGAGGCCCACGTCCAGGTGGACTAG
- a CDS encoding phage tail protein produces MTTDCTCFLDRMAEIDAHPERIDNPHQVTAGQTGTYTSEQIDALIQAAVPSGVVMAFGAGSAPSGWLVCEGSAISRVDYAPLFAVVGETYGAGDGSTTFNLPDLRGEFVRGWDDGRGVDVDRVLGSAQEDALQNIIGEIKDIGAASSNGLRATGPFYENGGVGDYDAGTDTPIGSDFCNIGFDASRVARTADETRPRNVAFLYCIKA; encoded by the coding sequence ATGACCACTGACTGCACCTGCTTTCTGGATCGGATGGCTGAGATCGACGCTCATCCCGAACGTATTGACAACCCTCATCAGGTGACCGCCGGACAGACCGGCACCTATACCTCTGAACAGATCGACGCTCTGATTCAGGCTGCCGTGCCTTCGGGCGTGGTCATGGCCTTTGGCGCTGGCTCGGCTCCTTCCGGCTGGTTGGTCTGTGAGGGCTCGGCAATCTCCCGTGTGGACTACGCGCCTCTGTTTGCCGTGGTGGGCGAGACCTACGGCGCGGGTGATGGCAGCACGACCTTCAACCTGCCCGACCTGCGCGGCGAGTTTGTGCGCGGTTGGGACGATGGCCGGGGTGTGGATGTCGATCGTGTGCTGGGCAGTGCGCAGGAGGATGCCTTGCAGAACATTATTGGTGAGATCAAGGATATTGGCGCTGCCAGCTCAAACGGTCTGCGGGCGACTGGTCCGTTCTACGAGAACGGTGGCGTTGGTGACTACGACGCCGGGACCGATACCCCCATCGGTAGTGACTTCTGCAATATCGGATTCGATGCGTCCCGCGTGGCCCGCACTGCCGACGAAACCCGTCCCCGCAACGTCGCGTTTCTCTACTGCATCAAAGCCTAA